From Coraliomargarita parva, one genomic window encodes:
- a CDS encoding right-handed parallel beta-helix repeat-containing protein, which yields MHKSCIAGFIMLLALLNIASADPSVFDITDYESYRTDPDDDAPVIRAAIAAANSYVSSTGIPATVEIPEGTYYLDANPNNTSNHLYISNANDLTIRGVPTATLVMKSWNSSGIIIGESKGITLEDLVIEYDPLPHTHGSITSVDTTNNYIYLDIASGMPLPTAAPFQSGIVWGYVYDNGTLNIDTVEHRIVNPTLISGQNYRLTSLETVTNDLVGQSLILSPRGATSATAVFVKNAQYYEDPSSPGEQINSATIDNVTIHSSPTTGFQMQGNKGMVTVQNCTIVPKSGQILSTNADGIHAKWCREPINAINCDFSGMGDDGINYSGTYQNIIEQTSATVIYVVRNEYYTAGDRIEIHNPETGEVIASPTITAASNATANGQNATKLTLDTSIQTLSTVVSPVSGRSKPDWCTDIEICAPGSQILNNNFWNHRGRGIMLHSDNTLVEGNIFAQLRGPGVVIGPDYSWAESASGSGSIIRNNTFDNISRSNILISTSGTSINETHYATKDILIEGNLFTNYGLPSYTGRGYVGEVFYSGKSKDITFSRNIIGSRHPSGAVVDPVKINRSDNVALLDNDFYGASSLDDWLTTQVDVTKLHITETVFSDNIEYTTETEIDDAWPLLDTLGGNPLRLGVNTNISDDQPYIMIGTAVASRDLDFEVSNDWLLAFDMYHSDPNRRGIVGLMDSSLQHGYMLMWSSGASGSDGTVYIKKFDLTSSLDDWYVTGTTLDSGNSGHTATSVPLAHLELTWDASTGSLVAYVDGVEVASAIDTAFNSFSKIVISGAGSGAAGDATYIDNLHVSTLDTFKEPMSYSSESALDSAWSVVHSLEENTLTLGTDSNVSAEQPYAIVGNAVLKRDLEIPLQTDWILSFDMIHTQVSRHGWVGLLDASGQYGYIAYWDSGSNIGVNGTVSIRKIDLTSELNTWYETGSQLDDSDSGHQNTTTPFAEIELHWEADTGSLKLYVDGSLKASAADTEFKSYSRVYMSGDRQGNPNAGVYIDNIEITTLP from the coding sequence ATGCATAAGTCTTGTATCGCAGGCTTTATCATGCTGCTTGCCCTGCTGAACATCGCTTCAGCCGACCCTTCCGTATTCGATATCACCGATTACGAATCCTACCGAACCGATCCAGATGACGACGCCCCCGTAATCAGAGCGGCGATCGCTGCCGCGAATTCGTATGTCAGTAGCACAGGAATCCCGGCTACGGTCGAAATCCCGGAAGGCACCTATTACCTCGATGCCAACCCCAACAATACCAGTAATCACCTTTACATTAGCAACGCCAACGACTTAACAATTCGAGGCGTGCCGACGGCCACACTCGTCATGAAAAGCTGGAATAGTAGTGGCATTATTATAGGCGAGAGCAAAGGTATTACCCTAGAAGACCTTGTCATCGAATACGACCCACTCCCTCATACCCATGGAAGTATCACGTCAGTCGATACAACTAATAACTATATTTATCTCGATATCGCCAGCGGTATGCCTCTTCCGACTGCAGCCCCCTTCCAAAGCGGAATTGTCTGGGGATACGTGTATGACAATGGAACGCTTAACATTGATACCGTCGAACACCGGATTGTCAATCCGACCTTAATTTCTGGCCAGAACTACCGCCTCACAAGCTTGGAAACAGTCACCAACGATCTGGTCGGCCAGTCACTCATTCTCAGTCCAAGAGGCGCCACATCTGCAACCGCGGTTTTCGTTAAAAATGCCCAATACTACGAGGACCCCTCCAGCCCGGGAGAACAGATTAACAGCGCAACCATCGACAATGTCACAATTCACTCATCACCGACAACAGGATTTCAGATGCAAGGAAACAAAGGGATGGTTACCGTTCAAAACTGCACGATAGTTCCTAAAAGTGGGCAAATTCTATCCACCAATGCCGATGGAATTCACGCAAAATGGTGCCGGGAGCCCATCAATGCTATCAATTGCGACTTCAGCGGCATGGGCGATGACGGGATCAATTATTCAGGAACTTACCAAAACATAATCGAGCAAACATCGGCTACAGTCATCTATGTGGTTCGCAATGAATATTACACTGCCGGTGATCGCATCGAAATCCATAATCCGGAAACTGGAGAAGTGATTGCCAGCCCGACTATTACCGCTGCCAGCAACGCCACTGCAAATGGGCAGAATGCGACTAAACTAACATTGGATACCAGTATTCAAACGCTGAGCACAGTCGTATCTCCAGTATCCGGCAGAAGCAAGCCGGACTGGTGCACCGATATTGAGATCTGTGCGCCGGGATCCCAGATACTCAATAACAACTTCTGGAACCACCGGGGACGAGGCATCATGCTTCACTCCGACAATACATTGGTTGAAGGAAATATTTTTGCACAACTCAGAGGCCCCGGAGTCGTCATTGGACCAGATTATTCCTGGGCTGAATCAGCCTCGGGTAGTGGATCGATCATTCGGAACAATACTTTCGATAACATCTCCCGATCCAACATTCTGATCAGCACGTCCGGAACCAGCATTAACGAAACCCATTATGCCACAAAGGATATCCTGATCGAAGGCAACCTGTTCACCAACTACGGCCTTCCGAGCTACACTGGACGCGGCTATGTCGGCGAAGTGTTCTACTCAGGCAAGTCGAAGGATATCACTTTTTCCAGAAATATTATTGGCTCACGCCATCCAAGCGGAGCCGTCGTAGACCCAGTCAAAATCAACCGTTCGGATAACGTCGCCCTACTCGATAACGATTTCTATGGCGCGAGTTCGCTCGATGACTGGCTCACGACACAGGTCGATGTGACAAAGCTCCATATCACAGAAACCGTCTTCAGCGACAACATCGAATACACCACTGAAACTGAAATCGACGACGCCTGGCCCTTGCTCGATACGCTCGGAGGCAACCCGCTACGACTGGGCGTGAATACCAATATTTCTGACGACCAACCTTACATTATGATAGGCACCGCCGTAGCCTCGCGCGATCTGGATTTCGAGGTCAGCAATGATTGGCTGCTCGCATTTGATATGTATCACAGCGATCCGAACCGAAGAGGAATCGTCGGCTTGATGGACAGCAGCCTGCAGCATGGCTATATGCTCATGTGGTCATCCGGCGCATCCGGCTCCGACGGCACTGTCTACATTAAGAAATTCGACCTCACATCCTCGCTGGATGACTGGTATGTAACCGGCACGACACTGGATAGTGGCAATAGCGGGCATACCGCGACATCGGTTCCCCTCGCCCACCTGGAACTCACCTGGGACGCTTCGACTGGCAGTCTCGTCGCCTATGTCGATGGCGTCGAAGTTGCCTCTGCAATCGACACGGCCTTTAACAGCTTCTCTAAAATCGTCATCAGCGGAGCCGGCAGCGGCGCCGCAGGAGATGCCACTTACATCGACAATCTCCATGTGAGCACGCTTGATACCTTCAAAGAGCCAATGAGCTATAGCAGTGAGAGCGCCCTCGACAGCGCCTGGTCAGTCGTTCACTCACTCGAAGAAAACACTCTAACACTGGGAACAGACAGTAATGTATCGGCTGAACAACCGTATGCTATAGTGGGTAATGCCGTTTTAAAGCGTGATCTGGAGATTCCCCTACAAACCGATTGGATCCTGAGTTTTGATATGATTCACACCCAGGTCTCGCGCCACGGTTGGGTCGGCTTACTGGATGCCAGTGGTCAATACGGCTATATTGCCTACTGGGATTCCGGCTCAAATATAGGCGTCAACGGAACTGTCAGCATACGGAAAATCGACCTGACTTCGGAACTGAATACTTGGTATGAAACCGGTAGTCAGCTGGACGACTCAGATAGTGGGCACCAGAATACAACGACTCCGTTTGCCGAAATCGAATTACATTGGGAAGCCGATACTGGCAGCCTAAAACTCTACGTCGATGGCTCGCTCAAGGCATCTGCAGCCGACACGGAGTTCAAGAGCTATTCCCGTGTATACATGAGTGGAGATCGGCAAGGAAATCCAAATGCAGGCGTTTACATCGACAATATCGAAATAACGACTCTGCCATAA
- a CDS encoding type II secretion system protein, with protein sequence MNTDRRTPKQIRAFTLIELLVCIAIIAILTGILIPAVAKVKSTAVKSECASRLRHLALACRTYANEHKGIGPDPSGALRTGLPTYALQPHFYAVDDFNKTLGPYIGNRFDTMYCPGPLSEDPRGIYDPEVQRVATTPSDYTNYQYFNRDSSSPTSGAPKAEYSVLFKNVLNSSNKYALWGCLTYTNGSTTYSHDGGRSTTSTEITGMNASYPDGSVRWVEFDELEAFSSDGLFLWPKPM encoded by the coding sequence ATGAATACAGATCGAAGAACCCCAAAGCAGATCCGTGCGTTCACTCTTATAGAACTTCTGGTCTGTATAGCGATCATTGCTATTTTGACGGGTATTTTAATACCCGCAGTGGCTAAGGTGAAATCGACTGCGGTTAAATCGGAATGTGCCAGTCGTTTGCGCCATTTGGCCTTGGCCTGTAGAACCTATGCGAATGAGCATAAGGGGATCGGACCCGACCCCAGTGGTGCTTTACGCACAGGTCTGCCTACCTATGCCCTACAACCGCATTTTTATGCCGTTGATGACTTTAATAAAACTCTGGGGCCATATATCGGTAATCGCTTTGATACAATGTATTGTCCGGGGCCTTTGTCGGAGGATCCTCGTGGGATTTATGATCCCGAGGTTCAACGGGTTGCTACAACGCCCAGCGATTACACCAATTACCAGTATTTTAATCGTGATAGCAGCTCGCCAACTTCAGGCGCGCCTAAAGCGGAGTATAGTGTTCTCTTTAAGAATGTTCTCAATTCATCCAACAAGTATGCATTGTGGGGGTGTTTGACATACACGAATGGTTCGACGACCTATAGCCATGACGGAGGTCGAAGCACCACCAGCACAGAAATTACGGGGATGAATGCAAGTTACCCGGATGGCTCCGTGCGCTGGGTTGAATTTGATGAACTTGAAGCCTTTAGTTCGGATGGTCTCTTTCTTTGGCCGAAACCAATGTGA
- a CDS encoding LacI family DNA-binding transcriptional regulator yields the protein MHASKRTVTIRDIAAEVGCSHTTVSLALRNHHKIPEQTREKIRAVAKSLNYEPNPYVQTLLSQVRKGRVEAQRAGLALLTNYTLKRRWKLMPNNNRAIQAAFNRAEELGYRLEEFSLQEPGMNLERLRKVLLARGIRGILVAPTEHDRMQWNVDLSSFSLVSLGQGLEGVSVSTVSHDHAHSMRMVIRRLVAKGFKRVGCALNFEMDNRVGNGWSAHFAHYQMKVPARNRIPLLDRKGLGVQALLKWIDQNKLDAVISNRSADYDDLLKAGIRIPEDLGFACVSILPGRADISGVCQNNHHAGVQSIELIVQMIQNSHFGLPDVPRFIYIPGEWNEGHTLPANAQPG from the coding sequence ATGCATGCGAGTAAGAGAACTGTCACGATTAGGGATATCGCTGCTGAAGTCGGTTGCTCGCATACGACGGTTTCGTTGGCTTTACGAAATCATCATAAAATTCCTGAGCAGACGCGTGAGAAGATTCGGGCCGTTGCCAAATCCTTGAACTACGAGCCGAATCCTTACGTGCAGACCTTATTGAGTCAGGTGCGTAAAGGACGTGTTGAAGCACAGCGTGCAGGTCTCGCGCTTCTGACAAACTATACACTGAAACGGCGTTGGAAGCTCATGCCGAACAACAATCGGGCGATTCAGGCGGCGTTTAACCGGGCCGAAGAACTGGGCTATCGCTTAGAGGAATTTTCGCTCCAAGAGCCGGGGATGAATCTCGAAAGATTGAGAAAGGTTTTATTGGCTCGTGGAATTCGTGGAATACTGGTGGCTCCGACCGAGCATGATCGGATGCAGTGGAATGTGGATTTAAGCTCATTTTCACTGGTTAGCCTTGGCCAAGGGCTTGAGGGGGTGTCCGTGTCGACCGTATCGCACGACCATGCGCACTCAATGCGTATGGTCATTCGCCGTCTTGTTGCGAAAGGGTTTAAGCGCGTCGGTTGCGCTTTGAATTTCGAGATGGATAACCGGGTTGGAAATGGCTGGAGTGCGCATTTTGCACATTATCAGATGAAGGTTCCGGCTCGAAACCGGATTCCGCTGTTGGATCGTAAAGGACTTGGTGTTCAGGCACTACTAAAGTGGATCGATCAAAATAAATTGGATGCCGTCATCTCAAATCGTTCTGCAGACTATGACGATTTGCTAAAAGCAGGGATTCGGATCCCCGAAGATTTAGGTTTCGCGTGCGTCTCTATTTTACCGGGGCGTGCCGATATTTCGGGGGTTTGTCAGAATAATCATCATGCTGGCGTTCAATCCATTGAGCTGATTGTGCAGATGATTCAGAATAGTCATTTCGGTCTACCGGACGTTCCTCGGTTCATCTATATTCCGGGAGAATGGAACGAAGGCCATACGCTGCCGGCAAATGCGCAACCCGGGTGA